A part of Setaria viridis chromosome 8, Setaria_viridis_v4.0, whole genome shotgun sequence genomic DNA contains:
- the LOC117833603 gene encoding dolabradiene monooxygenase, whose protein sequence is MEGIVLLVLSVFVLLVVLSKLKSRLVAKPKHNLPPGPWTLPVIGSLHHLVAGTNIHRAMRRLAQKHGPLMTLRLGEVSALVVSSPQAAEEVMKTHDVTFSDRHVNATLSALSFDGKDLAFAPYGERWRQLRKICVLELLSAARVQSFRRIREDEAARFIENLAASAGAGAVNLSKMISSFINDTFARESVGSRCKYQDEYLDALGTALLQTSGLAVADLFPSSRLVQVLDTALRKVLACRDRMQRILEQIKQDTKEDMDRGGEAVAAGTGREDFVGVLLRLQKERSTPIPLDDDTIVAVLFDMFAAGSETSSTTLNWCMTELVRTPDAMAKAQAEVRAAFKGKSTVGEDDLKGLSYLKLVIKEALRLHTPVPLLVPRKCRETCRVMGYDVPKGTVVFVNMWAICRDPKYWDDPEEFKPERFENSNLDYKGTNFEFLPFGAGRRICPGINLGVGNMELALASLLYHFDWKLPDGIDPKDVDVSEAAGLVASKKTSLILHPVTRIPPANV, encoded by the exons ATGGAAGGCATAGTGCTCCTCGTCTTGTCCGTGTTCGTGCTTCTCGTCGTCCTCTCCAAGCTCAAGTCCCGGCTCGTCGCGAAACCAAAGCATAACCTGCCCCCAGGGCCGTGGACGCTTCCGGTGATCGGTAGCCTccaccacctcgtcgccggcaccaaCATCCACCGCGCCATGCGCAGGCTGGCGCAGAAGCACGGGCCGCTCATGACGCTCCGGCTCGGCGAGGTGTCGGCACTGGTGGTGTCGTCGCCACAGGCCGCGGAGGAGGTCATGAAGACGCACGACGTCACGTTCTCCGACCGGCACGTGAACGCCACGCTCAGCGCGCTCTCCTTCGACGGCAAGGACCTCGCGTTCGCGCCCtacggcgagcggtggcgccaGCTCCGCAAGATCTGCGTGCTGGAGCTGCTCAGCGCCGCCCGGGTGCAGTCGTTCCGGCGGATCCGCGAGGACGAGGCGGCGCGGTTCATAGAGAACCTCGCCgcgtccgccggcgccggcgccgtcaacCTGTCCAAGATGATCTCTAGCTTCATCAACGACACCTTCGCGAGGGAGTCGGTGGGCAGCCGGTGCAAGTACCAAGACGAGTACCTCGACGCACTCGGCACGGCGTTGCTGCAGACGTCAgggctcgccgtcgccgacctcTTCCCGTCTTCGAGGCTCGTGCAGGTTCTTGACACGGCGCTGCGTAAGGTGCTCGCGTGCCGGGACAGGATGCAGCGCATCCTCGAGCAGATCAAACAGGACACAAAGGAAGACAtggaccgcggcggcgaggcggtggcAGCCGGGACCGGCAGAGAGGACTTCGTCGGCGTCCTGCTAAGGCTCCAGAAGGAACGCAGCACGCCGATCCCGCTCGACGACGACACCATCGTCGCGGTGCTCTTT GACATGTTTGCTGCCGGTAGCGAGACCTCGTCGACCACGCTGAACTGGTGCATGACGGAGCTAGTCCGGACCCCGGATGCCATGGCGAAAGCGCAGGCCGAGGTGCGGGCGGCCTTCAAGGGGAAGAGCACGGTCGGCGAAGACGACCTCAAGGGGCTCAGCTACCTCAAGCTGGTGATCAAGGAGGCCCTCAGGCTGCACACACCAGTTCCACTCCTGGTCCCTCGGAAGTGCCGTGAGACGTGCAGGGTCATGGGCTACGACGTCCCCAAGGGCACGGTCGTGTTCGTTAACATGTGGGCGATTTGCAGGGACCCCAAGTATTGGGACGATCCGGAGGAATTCAAGCCGGAGCGGTTTGAAAACAGCAACCTAGACTACAAGGGAACAAACTTTGAAttccttccatttggagctggCCGTCGGATTTGCCCGGGGATCAACCTAGGGGTGGGAAACATGGAACTTGCATTGGCGAGCCTTCTATACCACTTTGACTGGAAGCTGCCTGACGGAATCGATCCAAAGGATGTTGATGTAAGTGAGGCGGCAGGATTAGTTGCAAGTAAGAAAACAAGCCTGATCTTGCACCCTGTTACTCGCATTCCTCCAGCAAATGTGTAA
- the LOC117834246 gene encoding uncharacterized protein, with translation MSEPGVAGSVEIGGNSGSSGVQKSSLAGKKLNTAKDSESSSRRSEAKAIKKLELKAAGALAGLKLKKAGKKFAVRIVDALYDDDDEVGFLDDGLSLVSPLRGLLENKDCGAFAEKETSPEAAGTSETVVAVLPVAPDAKDATEQLLPTETVGTTEEPYREPSFLLRVDPLPEDSDLPQYVLDYNKAFSTDLKEKLLAIHVPGAGEDDDLFNPPLLWSSQDSLRIVGEAAEAVLVDKSKADAPSEVLEEGKLAKEKEIVPKETRRIKVPASTETQDSFIDPEEYESSLRCYGPDHLARITATLGYKAVIAGKVAVDKLQDKEKAMLERSTKILSSRPRLLSYGRKTPR, from the exons ATGAGCGAGCCCGGCGTGGCTGGCTCTGTGGAAATTGGTGGAAATAGCG GTTCTTCTGGTGTTCAAAAATCGAGTCTTGCCGGTAAGAAGCTGAATACTGCCAAGGATTCTGAGTCTTCATCCCGGAGATCCGAGGCTAAAGCTATCAAAAAGTTGGAGCTCAAAGCTGCTGGTGCTTTGGCTGGTTTGAAACTAAAAAAGGCTGGTAAGAAATTTGCCGTGAGAATTGTGGATGCTCTAtacgatgatgatgacgaggtTGGTTTCTTGGATGATGGTTTGTCTTTGGTCTCGCCTTTGCGAGGCTTGCTCGAAAACAAGGATTGTGGTGCTTTTGCTGAGAAGGAAACAAGCCCCGAGGCTGCAGGAACCTCGGAAACAGTTGTTGCTGTCTTGCCTGTTGCACCCGACGCCAAGGATGCCACGGAGCAGCTGCTGCCTACTGAGACAG TTGGCACGACAGAAGAGCCTTATCGTGAACCCTCATTTCTCTTGAGGGTGGACCCTTTGCCCGAGGATTCTGATCTTCCCCAATACGTGCTAGATTATAATAAAGCCTTCAGTACCGATTTAAAGGAGAAGTTGTTGGCCATTCATGTGCCCGGGGCAGGTGAGGATGATGATCTTTTCAATCCTCCGCTGTTATGGAGTTCGCAAGACTCACTTCGGATTGTAGGTGAGGCAGCGGAGGCAGTTTTGGTGGACAAGTCTAAGGCTGATGCTCCCTCCGAGGTTCTTGAGGAGGGAAAACTTGCTAAAGAGAAAGAAATTGTTCCTAAAGAGACTCGGAGGATTAAGGTTCCGGCTTCAACTGAGACTCAGGATAGCTTCATTGATCCCGAGG AATATGAGTCATCTCTTCGTTGTTATGGCCCCGATCACTTGGCGAGGATCACTGCTACTCTAGGCTACAAG GCTGTTATAGCTGGGAAAGTTGCTGTTGACAAACTCCAGGATAAGGAAAAAGCCATGCTTGAACGAAGTACTAAAATCTTGAGCTCGAGACCGAGGTTGCTCTCTTATGGAAGGAAAACTCCACGCTGA